The sequence CGCTATGGCCAGAGCACGCTATCTCCACACGGCGACACTGTTGCCCAATGGCCAAGTGCTGGTCACTGGGGGCCGTGATTCAAGCGGCGCTCTCGCCAGTGCAGAAGTGTACGATCCGGCCACGGGGATCTGGAGTACCTCTGGCTCTCTAACTGTGGCACGCCGGTACCACACAGCGACGCTGTTGCCCAATGGCCAAGTGTTGGTCACCGGTGGTTTTGGCTCAGGCGGCTACCTCGCAAGTGTGGAGGTGTATGATCCGGCAACGCAAGCCTGGAGTACCACTGGCGCTATGGCCAGGGCACGCGAGTACCACACGGCAACGCCGTTGCCCTCCGGCCAAGTGCTGGTCACTGGTGGCAACGGCCCAGGCGGCCCGCGCGCTAGTACGGAGGTGTACGATCCGACCACGGGGACCTGGAGTACCACTGGCGCTATGGCCAGTACACGCAATTACCACACGGCAACGCTGTTGCCCAATGGCCAAGTGCTGGTCACCGGTGGTTTTGGCCCAACCGGAGCTCTCGCTAGCGCGGAGGTGTACGATCCGGTCACAGGGGCCTGGAGTACCACTGGCGCTATGACCGTAGCTCGCGAATACCACACAGCGACACTATTGCCTAACGGCAAAGTGCTGGTCACCGGCGGCTTTGGCTCAAGCGGCTACCTCGCAAGTGCAGAGGTGTACGATCCGGTCACGGGGACCTGGAGCACCACCAGCGCTATGGCCAGTACACGCATGAGACATACGGCGACACTGTTGCCCAATGGCCAAGTGCTGGTCTCAGGCGGCGCTCTCGCAAGTGCAGAGGTGTACGATCCTGTCACGCGAGCCTGGAGTACCACTGGTGCTATGGCCAGGGCACGCGAGTACCACACGGCGACGCCGTTGCCCTCCGGCCAAGTGCTAGTCACTGGTGGCAACGGCCCAGACGGCCCGCACGCTAGTGCAGAGGTGTACGATCCGACCACGGGGACCTGGAGTACCACTGGCGCTATGGCCAGGGCACGTGAAAATCACACGGCAACGCTGTTGTCCAATGGCCAAGTATTGGTCACCGGTGGCTTTGGCCTAACCGGCTCGCTCGCTAGCGCGGAGGAGTACAATCCGGTCACAGGGGCGTGGAGTACTACTCGCCCGCTGGCCGTGGCACGCAGGGACCACACGGCGACGCTGTTGCCCAATGGCCAAGTGCTGGTCACCGGCGGCTTTGGTCTGGACGAGGAACTCGCCAGCGCAGAAGTGTATGACCAAGAAACAAAGGGGTGGAGCCGGACAGGCCCTCTAGCCATGGCACGCGAGTACCACACTGCGACGCTGTTGCCCAATGGCCAAGTGCTAGTCACCGGTGGTTTTGGCTGGGCCGGTCATCTCGCCAGCGCGGAGTTGTACTACGACCCCATCGCACCGGTTGCTCCGGTAGTGACCATCTCAGGCAACGGCTCGATGACCAATGACAACACTCCTACCTTCAGCGGCTTGGCGGAAGCGATTAGTACCGTCACCATCCTCGTGGATGACACTCCCCTGGGCGCCACTAAGGCGAATATGGCAGGCCACTGGACCTTCACTCCTACCGTGAAACTGGCCGATGGGGGGCACACTGTAAGGGCGCGGGCCACAGATGGAGGGGGCAACACGAGCGCCGACTCGACCACCAACACTTTTACGGTGGATGCCACTCCTCCACCTCCTCCAGTAATTGCCAAACCGGCCAATGGAGCGCGAACCAATAACAACCAACTGGCTTATAGCGGGACGACGGAAGCGGACAGCACCGTCACTATCATTGTGGATGGAATTCCAGTGGGCACCACCACAGTTGATGCAGCGGGCAACTGGAGTTTCACTCTATCCATGCCGTTGGCCGATGGACCGCACACAGTAATGGCGCGGGCCGCAGATGCATTGGGCAACACGAGCGCCGACTCAAACACCATCACTCTCACGGTGGACACCACGCCTCCGCTTGCTCCGGCGGTTGACACCCCAGTCAATGGATCGCAAACCAATAACAACCATATGACTTATGGCGGGACGGCTGAGGCGGGCATCTCCGTCACTGTCATAGTAGACGGGATTGAGGTGGGCGCCACGACGACCAACGCCTTTGGGGTGTGGCATGTCGCGCCCCCTGCGACCTTGGCGGGTGGCAGTCACACGGTAAGGGCGCGGGGTACAGATGGAGGGGGAAACACGAGTGCAGACTCAAATACTAATACCTTTACGGTGGACGTCACGCCTCCTCCTGCTCCGGTGGTGAACACACCGGCTAACGACGTGGTTAGCAGGTACAACATACCGACCTACAGCGGCACAGCCGAGCCGGGTAGTACCGTGACTGTGAGCGTGGACGGCACTGAGGTGGGCACCACCACGGCCGATACTTCGGAGAGGTGGGGTTTCACACCGGAGGTGCCGCTGCCGGATGGCCCTCATTCAGTAAGAACTACGGCAACAGACGCGGCAGGCAATACCAGTCTTGGCTCCACCACCAAAGTCTTCACGGTTGATACCACGCCTCCAATTGCCCCCGAGGTGAATGTGCCAGAGTTTGTCTATACTCAGAAGCCAACCATTTCCGGAAATGCGGAGCCTGGCAGCACAATAACAGTGTGGCTTGATGGGAAAGTTGCAGGAACAACCGATACGAACCCGAAGGGGCTCTGGAACTTCACTCCAGGAAAGGCTCTGCCTGTGGGGCAGCACCAAGTCATTGCCATTGCTACGGATGTGGCAGGCAATGCCGGTTCTTTCTTCAAGGCCCACAGTTTTACGATAATCATTAGGAGTCATTACGGCTGGAGTTGCACCACCGCTCCTTCCCTCTCAGCCACTTGGGCCTTGCTGGTACTGGCCTTGTATCTTGGAAGGAGTCACCGAGCACGGTGAATGGAGCACGAGGAGACAGTCCTTGCTGAATCATGAACTGCTCAAGCAGTCGCGGTGACCTAAAAGGCCACGACCTGCGGCGTCCCGCCTGGGGCATAGGCCGGCGTGTGCCCAAAGGGGCTGCACCGCCTCTATACCGGCCCGGCGCACAGCCCGCGTGACATCTGTCAGCAGCCCTACCCTCCCTCTCTGCACCAGCACTCACCTAAACTAAAAGGCCCTACCTGATGGGGTAGAAGGTGAAGGAGGAAGTGTCGAGTGGGAGTTGCCAAGAGAGATGACGGCTGATGGATGCCAGAGGAGCTGTGGGGCAAGATAGAACCTCTTCTGCCGCCCAGGCCTGCGCATCCGCTGGGGTGCCATAACCCGAGAGTGCCGGACAGGTCCGCCATGGAAGCCATCCTGCTGGTGCTGCGTACGGGGATGCAGTGGCACGCGTTGAAAGCCACCGGCTTGTGCCACCCGTCCTCGGCCCACCGAAGGTTTCGTGAATGGCTGTCGGCCGGAATGTTCTGCGAGTTCTGGCGCTTGGAGTTGGTGGCGTACGACGCGCTGGTGGGCATTGACTGGCAGTGGATGAGCATGGATGGGGCGATGACCAAAGCGCCGCTGAGAGGGAAGAGGACATGCTGCGCGCCGTGAACCAGGAGATCGCCACCACGCTCGCCGCCTTCGAGAAGCGCCCCACCGCCGTCAAGAAGCCCGCCTGAGCGCTCAGGCCGCCGCTGGGCCCTCGGGCCCTATATAAGGAGAGGGACTCGTCTCTCGGAGGGGACCTCTCTCATGGATCTGGAGCTCGCCGGTAAGGTGGTGCTCGTGACGGGTGGCTCGGAAGGACTCGGAGCCGCCGTGTGCAACCGGCTCGTCTGGGAGGGCGCTCGCGTCGCCCTGTGCGCCCGGAACTCGCGCAAGCTGGAGGCCTTCGCCGCCACCCTGCGCGCCCAGGGCGGCGAGGTGCTCGCGATTCCCGCCGATGTGTCCCGCGCCCAGGAAGTGGAGCGCTTCGTTCAGGCGGCCCATGAGCGGTGGGGCCGCATTGACGCGCTCGTGAACAACGCGGGCTCGGCCTCGGCCAAGGCCTTCCTCTCCGTCACTGACCAAGAGTGGGAGGAGGACTTCCAGCTCAAGGTGTTCGCGGCCATCCGCGCCGTGCGGCTCGCGGTGCCGCATCTGCGCTCGGCGGGCGGTGGAGCCATCGTCAATGTGCTCTCCATCAAGGCCAAGGAGCCCGGGAAGAACACCCTGCCTTCCTCCGTGTCCCGCGCCGCGGGCATGTCGATGATGAAGGTGCTCTCCAAGGAACTGGGGCCCGACAACATCCGCGTCAACGCCGTGCTCGTGGGCATGATCGAGAGCGCGCAGTGGACCAAGCGCGCGGAGACCTCCGGCAAGCCGCCCGAGGTGCTCTATGCCGAGCGCAGCAAGGAGGCCGGGGTGCCGCTGGGCCGCATCGGCCGCGCCGAGGAGTTCGCCGATGTGGTGGCGTTCCTCGTGTCGCCGCGTGCCTCCTATGTCACGGGCTCGGCCATCAACGTGGATGGAGGGCTCTGCGCGGCCGTGTAACGGGCCGCGTACTCCTTTAGAGGTACATACAGGCTCGCGCGCGCCCAGTACCAAGTAGGGGGAGCCAAGACACGCGCGATGCAGCACGCGATGCAGCAGAGGAAGCGTCACACGGCGGAGGAGCCGCTCGCCGCGTTGTACCGGCGCTTCGGGCCCACGATTCACCGCCGCGCCCGAGCCCTGCTTCAGGATGAGCAGGAGGCGCTCGACGTCACGCAGGATACCTTCCTGGACTACTTGCGTTGGCAGTCCTCGATGCGCGGAGAGGCTTCGCCCTTCACCGTGCTCTACCAGATCGCCACGAACAAGGCCTTGGACCGGCTGCGCCGCAATGCCCGCTGGTCCGGCGTGCTCGGGCCGCTCGACATCCGCCAGGAAGAGGATGACGCCCGCCCAGGACAGTGGGTCAGCGCGAACGAGGGCGGCATGGCCCGAGTCGAAGCCCTGAGGGACTTGTCCCTGCTCACCGAGAGCGAGAGTCCTCAGGCCATCAGCGCGGCCGTCCTCTACTTCGTCGAGGGCTACACCCTGCAGGAGGTGGGGAAGGTGCTGGACCTCGATCGCAAGGCGGTCTCCGCCCTGCTGCACCAGTTCGCCGAGCGCGCCCGCCAGCGCAGCGTACGGCTCCAGCCGGGAGAACGGTCATGAGTTCTGAAATCCGGTGTGTCCCGGATGCCCTTCTGGAGCGCTACCTCACGGACTCGCTGAGCGCGGCCGACCGGGACCAGCTCGAGGCTCGCTTGATGGAGTCTCCCCGGGACCGGGCCCGGCTCGAGGAGCTGCGCGCGGACTCGGCCGCATTTCTCATTCAGCATCCTCCCGCGCCCCTCGTGGCACGGTTCCGGCGGCAGCGGCGGCGGCGCGGAGGGTCGTGGCACTGGCCCACCCTGCTCACCGAGGTGCTCCTGGTGGGAGCCGCAGTGGGGATGCTGCTCGTGCTGCAAGGGGACTCTTTGCTGCGGCTCCTGCGCGACGAGCCGGACTTCAGCGTGAAGGGCTCGGTAGTCCTGGTGATGTACCGCAAGGAGGGGGACACCGGCATCCCCGTCTCCCAGAACGCACGGTTGGCTCCCAACGATGCCCTGCGCTTCGAGGTGAGGGCCCCCGCGAGCGGGTATGTCGCCGTGCTGAGCCGCGATGGGCGGGGCGCGGCGTTTGTCTACTATCCCTTCGATGGGGTGGACGCAGCCCTCTACGACGCATCCCAGCCGCTGTTGCCGGGGGCCATCGAGCTGGACGACACCCTGGGCCAAGAGGACGTCTACGCGCTGTACTCCGCTGAGCCTTTCGGGCTGGAGTGGGCGGTGGAGGCCCTCCGGCAAGGCCGCCTCCTGAAAGAGGCGGCTGAACGCCATGTCTCGGTGGGACAGGCCACCTTCGTGAAGGAGCCCCGCGTGCCGTAGGAGGCGGGGCTCCCCCCGTCAGCTCCGGGCCCTGCGGCTCGAAGCGGCGAGTGACAGCAGCAGCAGGGCCAGGCCGAACGCTCCCGGGGCTCCTCCAGCGCTCGTGCCGCAACCGCAGCCCTCGGAGTCCTCCGGCGGCGCGGCGGTGGCCGTGGAGATCTGGATGGCGAGGCGTGACTCGCCGCCGTCTCCGTCGATGACCTTCGTGATGATCGTGGCCAGTCCCTGCTGCGAGGGCGTCCAGGTGAAGGTGCCCTCCGGCGACAGCGCGCCTTCGCCACTGACCAGCTCCCAGCGGAGCGGATCGCTCTGGCCCGCAGCGTCCGAGCCCGACAACTGCACGGAGACCGGCTTGCCCGCGGTGGCGGACACCGTCTCCTGCGGCAGCGGCACCGGCGGCGTGTTGTGGATGACGACCGTCCGCGTCGCCACCGTCCGCGTGCCGCTCCCGTCCGTGCCCGTCACCTTCAGCGTGAAGCGCCCGTCATCCGCCCAGGCGTGCGAGGCCGATGCCCCCGTGCTGCTGGGAGTCCCGTCCCCGAAGTCCCATGTGTAGGTGAGCCCCGGCTGATTCGGATCGGAGAGGCTCAGCGCCAGCGTGGAGCCCTCGACGCCCACCACCGCCGGGCCCGTCGCTCCCGCCGTGATGACGGTCTCCGCGGAGCTGCGCACCCGCACCCGGAGCAGGGTGGTGGCCTCCTCCGAGGAGGTGGTGGCCTTGAGTTTCACGTCGTACGTGCCCGGTGCCGCGAAGGCGTGCACGGGCAGCTCCTCCTGCGACGTCTGCCCATCCCCGAAGTCCCACTGGAGCGCAATGTCCGCACCGCGCTCGTCCACGGCGTTGGCGTAGAAGCGCACCTGCTGGCCATCGGCCGGGCGCACCGTGTCCACCGCAGCGCTCACCGTCAGCGAGCGCTTCTCCACCGTCAGTTGGATCTCCGCCGAGGAGATCGCCCGGCCGTCGCTCGCCGAGAACGTGAAGCGCGTGGCCCCCGTGAAGCCCGTGGGTGGCGTGTAGATGATGTCCGGCGGTGTCCCCGTCAGCTTTCCCTGCTCGGGGAAGGACACGATGGCGAAGGTGAGCTCGTCCCCATCCACGTCGCTGCCCGAGAGGTAGATGGGCGTCGGACTGCCCGCCGGGACCGTGAGTGTCTGCGCCTGCGCCACCGGCGAGTCGTTGACGTCCGTCACGTTCACCGTCACGGTGGCCGGGGCCGAGGTCAGCACCCCATCCGAGGCCGTGAACGTGAAGCGGTCCTGGCCCTGGTAGTCCTGCGCGGGCGTATACGTGAGCGCGGGCGGCGTGCCCGTCAGCGTGCCGTGGCTCGGGCCCGACACCAGCGTGAAGCTCACCGGGGAGCCCTCGGGATCCACCGCCGTGAGGGTGATCGCCTTGGCCGTGTCCTCCCGCGTGCTGACCGTCTGCGCCGCGGGCCGGGGCGCGTCATTCACCGGGGTGAGGGTGAACGAGACCGTGGCGGGCGTCGACGTGGCCAGCCCATCCGTGGCCGTGAAGGTGAAGCTGTCCGTGCCGAAGTAGTCCAGCGTCGGCGTATAGGTGAGGTGGGGCGCCGTCCCCGACAGCGTGCCGTGGGCTGGGGGCACGGTGATCGTGAACGTGAGCAAGTCCCCGTCCGGATCCGACCCCATGAGCGTGATGCCGGTCGCAGCGTCCTCCTCGATCGTGAGCGACTGGGAAGAGACCCCGGGGGTGCTGTTCACCGAGGCCACGAAGAGCGAGAGCGTCCCCGGCGCGGAGGTCACCGTGCCGTCGCTCACCGTGAAGGTGAAGTTGTCTGAACCGTGGTAGCTCGTCTCGGGCGTATAGGTGAGGTGGGGCGGCGTGCCCGTCAACGTGCCGTGCGTGGGCTGCGAGGCCAGCGCAAAGGTGAGGGTGTCCCCATCCGCATCGGTGCCCGTGAGGGTGATGGAGAGCGGCGTGTCCTCGGGCGTGGTCAGCAGGCGCGCGGTGGGCACGGGCGTGTCGTTCACCGGCGTCACCGTGAGCGACACGCTGGCCGGGGTGGAGGTGGCCTGGCCGTCGCTCGCCGTGAAGGTGAAGCTGTCCGAGCCGAAGTAGTTCGCTGCCGGCGTATAGGTGAGGTCGGGCGCTGTCCCCGTCAGCGTTCCGTGCGCCGGCGGCGAGACAATGGCGAAGGTGATCGTGTCCCCATCCACATCCGAGCCCGCGAGGGTGATGGGGAGCGGCGCGTCCTCAGCCGTCGTCAGGGAGCCACCCGTCACCACGGGCACATCGTTCACCGACTCCACCGAGAGCGTGATCGTTGCCGCGGCCGAGGTGACCTGGCCGTCGCGCGCCGTGAAGGTGAAGCTGTCGGGCCCAGAGTAGTTGGCTGCGGGCGCATAGGTGAGGTTGGGCGGTGTGCCCGTCAGCGTCCCGTGCGTGGGAGGCGACGCTACCGTGAAGGAGAGGGTGTCCCCGTCCGGATCGGTGCCCGTGAGGGTGATGGGGAGCGGCGTGTCCTCGGGCGTGGTCAGCTCGCGCGCGGTGGCGGTGGGCGGATCATTTACCGGCGTCACATTGATCGTGATCGTCCCCGGCGCCGAGGTGCCCTGGCTGTCGCTCGCCGTGAAGGTGAAGCTGTCCGAACCGGAGTAGTTCATCTCCGGCGTGTAGACGAGGCTGGGCGGCGTGCCCGTCAGCGTGCCGTGGCTGGGGCTCGAGACCAGGGCGAAGGTCACCGGGTCATTCTCCGGATCCGAGGCCACCAAGGTGATCGCCTTGGGCGTCTCCTCCGGCGTGGTGAGGACCTGGGCCGTGGCCGTTGGCACGTCGTTCACCGGGGTGATCGTGAGGGTGATGGTGGCGGGCGCCGAGGTGGCCTGGCCATCGCTCGCCGTGAAGGTGAAGCTGTCTGTCCCGTGGTAGTTCAGCTCCGGCACGTACCGGAGCTTCGGCAGCGTGCCCGTGAGCGCGCCGTGCGAGGGCGCCGTCACCACCGTGTAGGTCAGGTTCACGCTCTCCGCGTCAGTCCCCGTGAGCTCCAGCGCGAGCGGGACGTCCTCCTCCGTGGTGAGGCTCTGCGGCAGCGCCTCGGGCGGTGTGTTGGAGCCTGAGCCCCCCATCCA is a genomic window of Hyalangium minutum containing:
- a CDS encoding kelch repeat-containing protein; amino-acid sequence: MHHEWLVPKELQAASNEPWKATGALANVRYAHNATVLSNGQVLVTGGVGSSDVLASAEVYDPATGTWNPTVSLATARWFHTTTLLPNGQVLATGGSGSSGALASAEVYDPATGTWSTSGSLTVARRYHTATLLPNGQVLVTGGFGSGGYLASVEVYDPATQAWSTTGAMASTRYLHTATLLPNGQVLVTGGFGPTGALASAEMYDPVTGAWSTTGAMARARYLHTATLLPNGQVLVTGGRDSSGALASAEVYDPATGIWSTSGSLTVARRYHTATLLPNGQVLVTGGFGSGGYLASVEVYDPATQAWSTTGAMARAREYHTATPLPSGQVLVTGGNGPGGPRASTEVYDPTTGTWSTTGAMASTRNYHTATLLPNGQVLVTGGFGPTGALASAEVYDPVTGAWSTTGAMTVAREYHTATLLPNGKVLVTGGFGSSGYLASAEVYDPVTGTWSTTSAMASTRMRHTATLLPNGQVLVSGGALASAEVYDPVTRAWSTTGAMARAREYHTATPLPSGQVLVTGGNGPDGPHASAEVYDPTTGTWSTTGAMARARENHTATLLSNGQVLVTGGFGLTGSLASAEEYNPVTGAWSTTRPLAVARRDHTATLLPNGQVLVTGGFGLDEELASAEVYDQETKGWSRTGPLAMAREYHTATLLPNGQVLVTGGFGWAGHLASAELYYDPIAPVAPVVTISGNGSMTNDNTPTFSGLAEAISTVTILVDDTPLGATKANMAGHWTFTPTVKLADGGHTVRARATDGGGNTSADSTTNTFTVDATPPPPPVIAKPANGARTNNNQLAYSGTTEADSTVTIIVDGIPVGTTTVDAAGNWSFTLSMPLADGPHTVMARAADALGNTSADSNTITLTVDTTPPLAPAVDTPVNGSQTNNNHMTYGGTAEAGISVTVIVDGIEVGATTTNAFGVWHVAPPATLAGGSHTVRARGTDGGGNTSADSNTNTFTVDVTPPPAPVVNTPANDVVSRYNIPTYSGTAEPGSTVTVSVDGTEVGTTTADTSERWGFTPEVPLPDGPHSVRTTATDAAGNTSLGSTTKVFTVDTTPPIAPEVNVPEFVYTQKPTISGNAEPGSTITVWLDGKVAGTTDTNPKGLWNFTPGKALPVGQHQVIAIATDVAGNAGSFFKAHSFTIIIRSHYGWSCTTAPSLSATWALLVLALYLGRSHRAR
- a CDS encoding SDR family oxidoreductase produces the protein MDLELAGKVVLVTGGSEGLGAAVCNRLVWEGARVALCARNSRKLEAFAATLRAQGGEVLAIPADVSRAQEVERFVQAAHERWGRIDALVNNAGSASAKAFLSVTDQEWEEDFQLKVFAAIRAVRLAVPHLRSAGGGAIVNVLSIKAKEPGKNTLPSSVSRAAGMSMMKVLSKELGPDNIRVNAVLVGMIESAQWTKRAETSGKPPEVLYAERSKEAGVPLGRIGRAEEFADVVAFLVSPRASYVTGSAINVDGGLCAAV
- a CDS encoding RNA polymerase sigma factor codes for the protein MQQRKRHTAEEPLAALYRRFGPTIHRRARALLQDEQEALDVTQDTFLDYLRWQSSMRGEASPFTVLYQIATNKALDRLRRNARWSGVLGPLDIRQEEDDARPGQWVSANEGGMARVEALRDLSLLTESESPQAISAAVLYFVEGYTLQEVGKVLDLDRKAVSALLHQFAERARQRSVRLQPGERS
- a CDS encoding DUF4384 domain-containing protein, yielding MSSEIRCVPDALLERYLTDSLSAADRDQLEARLMESPRDRARLEELRADSAAFLIQHPPAPLVARFRRQRRRRGGSWHWPTLLTEVLLVGAAVGMLLVLQGDSLLRLLRDEPDFSVKGSVVLVMYRKEGDTGIPVSQNARLAPNDALRFEVRAPASGYVAVLSRDGRGAAFVYYPFDGVDAALYDASQPLLPGAIELDDTLGQEDVYALYSAEPFGLEWAVEALRQGRLLKEAAERHVSVGQATFVKEPRVP
- a CDS encoding Ig-like domain-containing protein: MAPQATHPRMSPDTPGARFDLSAVIRRAHFAYRPEGHGWTAGHSTWSARVTPGGLTFTPRHGALGLTGTPVTFGPLALSRGGVALNSTVGNGTVSQDGSLTLSRGLAEEQFQNREDGIEQRWRLARMPEGEGDLLLRVPVKGLRFAGETSQGLHFADASGLGVRYSHAAWTDAAGKRTELTARAVAGAVEFRVPAALLAGSSFPVLLAPTISPEFGLDTPVTDPGGGSQTAPAVASNGTDFLAVWADDRGGDVDVYGARVSQSGAVLDPLGIPIAVALNAQQAPAVAFDGTNYLVVWSDGRRGSGSDIYGARVSPAGSLMDPSGLALSTSTTFTLLMSAPAIAFDGTNYLVVWDEKIGFSSPTNLQGLRVSPAGSPVGSPFFVSNAVGNQLAASVAFDGLNYLAVWQDDRSGSSYDIYAGRISTAGAALDGSGFPVSTNSATQANPVVAFNGTLYLVAWEDSRNQAATGIDLYGARVTTAGGTLDTAGFALVQAASTQALPALARLGTQYVLAWQDLRSGELDVYAARLDANGAVLDGSGVGVATATGAQSTVAIASNGTNALLTWSDSRTADIIGARVSAGSALTVLDSSGFTVSRSANSETNPAVAFDGTNYLVVWQDNRGSGFDVYGVRVSGNGTVLDPAGFTISGANGHQRNPAVAFDGTNYLVAWEDTRLSASSDIYAARVSKTGAVLDANGLSICPRFGAQEHPALAFDGANYLVVWDDSGTGSARDIYGTRVNTAGIVLDNAFIGISTDTNDQASPAVAFDGGNYLVVWSDYRNNSTSDVYGARVGRGGGVLDPPGIQFAGGTESQTDVALAFDGANYLLVWSDYQTFPSSNLAARRIRPVGSPADSSPITVSAAAGHQQQPSVVYTGTEFLIAWQDGRSGTGLDIYAGRITSAGVAMDGDGFIVSANAANESQVAMASAVGTGVLAVYQVNDPSLGSNVQRLKARWMGGSGSNTPPEALPQSLTTEEDVPLALELTGTDAESVNLTYTVVTAPSHGALTGTLPKLRYVPELNYHGTDSFTFTASDGQATSAPATITLTITPVNDVPTATAQVLTTPEETPKAITLVASDPENDPVTFALVSSPSHGTLTGTPPSLVYTPEMNYSGSDSFTFTASDSQGTSAPGTITINVTPVNDPPTATARELTTPEDTPLPITLTGTDPDGDTLSFTVASPPTHGTLTGTPPNLTYAPAANYSGPDSFTFTARDGQVTSAAATITLSVESVNDVPVVTGGSLTTAEDAPLPITLAGSDVDGDTITFAIVSPPAHGTLTGTAPDLTYTPAANYFGSDSFTFTASDGQATSTPASVSLTVTPVNDTPVPTARLLTTPEDTPLSITLTGTDADGDTLTFALASQPTHGTLTGTPPHLTYTPETSYHGSDNFTFTVSDGTVTSAPGTLSLFVASVNSTPGVSSQSLTIEEDAATGITLMGSDPDGDLLTFTITVPPAHGTLSGTAPHLTYTPTLDYFGTDSFTFTATDGLATSTPATVSFTLTPVNDAPRPAAQTVSTREDTAKAITLTAVDPEGSPVSFTLVSGPSHGTLTGTPPALTYTPAQDYQGQDRFTFTASDGVLTSAPATVTVNVTDVNDSPVAQAQTLTVPAGSPTPIYLSGSDVDGDELTFAIVSFPEQGKLTGTPPDIIYTPPTGFTGATRFTFSASDGRAISSAEIQLTVEKRSLTVSAAVDTVRPADGQQVRFYANAVDERGADIALQWDFGDGQTSQEELPVHAFAAPGTYDVKLKATTSSEEATTLLRVRVRSSAETVITAGATGPAVVGVEGSTLALSLSDPNQPGLTYTWDFGDGTPSSTGASASHAWADDGRFTLKVTGTDGSGTRTVATRTVVIHNTPPVPLPQETVSATAGKPVSVQLSGSDAAGQSDPLRWELVSGEGALSPEGTFTWTPSQQGLATIITKVIDGDGGESRLAIQISTATAAPPEDSEGCGCGTSAGGAPGAFGLALLLLSLAASSRRARS